TCTCCGCCGGGCCCGGGATCAGGCTCCGGCCTCCTCGTCGGTTGCGGTTTCGCCTTCTTCGGTCTCTTCCGCCTCTTCGAGCAGTTCGGTCGGATCGACCCAGCCCAGCATAACGCGGGCGGTCATCACCATGTCCTGCGCATCTTCCAGCGAAACGCCGAAGGGCTCCAGAATGCCGTCATCCTTGACCCGCTGACCGTCGACCGTGGTCCAGCCACCGGCCAGTTCCCAGTCGGCGCAGGTTGCGAAATCTTCCAGCGTCTTGACGTCGTCCTTGGCCAGCGCCTCGACCATCTGGGGCGTCAGGCCCTCGAACTGGATCAGGCTGTCCTCGGCGCCCAGCGCGCGGGCATTGTCCAGCGCCGCCTTGGCCTGTGCCTCGAGATAATCGCGGGCACGGGCCTGCAGCTCTTCGGCGGTGCCCTCGTCGACCCCGTCGATCACCAGCAGTTCGTCAAGCTCGACATAGGCGACCTCTTCGAGATTGGTGAACCCTTCGGAGACCAGCAGCTGGGCAAAGAATTCGTCCAGATCCAGGGTCTCCATGAACAGGTTGGTGCGGCTCTCGAATTCCTTCTGACGGCGCGCCGATTCCTCGGCCTCGGTCATGATGTCGATGTCCAGACCGGTCAGCTGGCTGGCCAGGCGCACGTTCTGGCCGCGACGGCCGATGGCCAGGCTCAGCTGTTCCTCGGGCACCACGACCTCGATCTTGCCGGCTTCTTCGTCCAGCACAACCTTGGACACTTCGGCCGGTTGCAGCGCGTTCACCAGGAAGGTCGGCTGATCCTCGTTCCACGGGATGATGTCGATCTTTTCGCCCTGAAGCTCGTTCACCACGGCCTGCACACGGCTGCCGCGCATACCGACGCAGGCGCCGACCGGGTCGATCGAGTTGTCATAGGAGATCACGGCGATCTTGGCGCGGCTGCCCGGGTCGCGGGCCACGGCCTTGATCTCGATGATGCCGTCATAGATTTCCGGCACTTCCATCTTGAACAGCTCGGCCATGAATTCCGGCGCGGTGCGCGACAGGAAGATCTGCGGCCCGCGCGGCTCGCGGCGCACATCCTTGATGTAGCAGCGGATACGGTCGTTGGGGCGATAGCTTTCGCGGCCGATCTTCTCGTTGCGACGCAGGATCGCTTCGCCCGCGCCCACATCGACGATGACGTTACCGTATTCCTCGCGCTTGACGAGGCCGTTGATGATGGTGCCGGCGCGGTCCTTGAACTCTTCGTACTGGCGGTCACGTTCGGCTTCGCGCACCTTTTGCAGGATCACCTGCTTGGCGGATTGCGCGGCGATGCGGCCCATCTCGACCGGGGGCACCTCTTCGACGAAGGTATCGCCGATCTGCGGGTTTTCCATGTACTGCTTGGCCTGGTCGACGGTGAACTCGGCCTGATAATTCTCCAGCTCTTCATCGGCGACGACGGTACGGACGCGGGTAAAGGTCGCCTTGCCGGTCTTGCGGTCGATGCTGACGCGGATATCCATCTCGGCGCCGTAGCGGCTCTTGGCCGCGCGGGCGAGGGATTCCTCCATCGCTTCGATCACCAACCCGGGGTCGATCATCTTCTCACGGGCCACGGCCTCGGCGGTTTGCAGCAGCTCAAGCTGGTTTGCAGAGGTGATTGCCATTACTTCGTCTCCTCTTCGGACCCGTCGCGGGCCATGGTCGTGGCGCCCGTTTCGGGCGCTTCCTCTACGATTTCGTCGAATTGATCTTCGTTCAGGACACCGGCAGCCTTGCGCTGGCGCAGCATTTCCTTGATCAGGTCGTCGGTCAGAACCAGCTTGGCATCGCTCAGCCAGTCGAACTCCAGGCCGATGGTCACCGTCTCGCCATTCTGGTCGAGGTTGATCAGCACCTCGTTGCCCTCGATGCCGGCCAGCTCGCCCCTGAACCGGCGGCGGCCGTCGATCATCTCGGTCGTTTCGATCTTGGCCTCATAGCCTTCGAACATCTCGAAATCCTTGAGCCGGGTCAGCGGCCGGTCGATGCCCGGGCTCGACACTTCGAGCGTATAGGCATCCAGGATCGGATCCTCGACATCCAGCGTGGCGCTGACCGCGTTCGAGATCGCGGCGCAATCGTCCACCTCGATGCCGCCATCGGGCTTGTCGGCCATGATCTGAAGCGTGGTGCTCTTGCCGCTCATCAGGCGAATGCGCACCAGCTCGTATCCCAGATCCGCGATCACGGGGCTGACGATCTCGGCCAGGCGCCGGTCGATGGCGGCCTTTGCTATCAGGTTGTTGGTCATCTCGTGTCTTACCCAAGCTCCGGGCACAAAAAAACGGGCGCGCGGCCCGTGGAACTATTCCGGTGGAACCCCGGGACCAGTGCCCGACGCGCCGCTGTTGTCAAGGCATATACGCGGGATGGATCGAGTCTGCAAGGGGGGGATTCGAAAGGTGGTCTATCCCACCCACCAGCGTTCCGCGAGGCGGCCATCGTCCAATGCGCTGCGGCTGCTGATCTGGCGCGGCAGGCCGACCGAGACGGCGGCGGCAAGCGCCATGTCGTCCTCGGAGGGGTGATAGCGGAACCGGGTGCGATCGCGCAGCCCGTCGGGCAGGGGCAGGGCGGCGACATCGACATAGCCGTCGCGCAGCGCCTCGGCCCGGACCGCGGGGTCGGGGATCACGATCACCTCGACCGTGTCGGCCCAACCGGCCTGACCTTGCTTGTAATGCCCCACCACCTTGCGGCCGAGGAAGTGCCGCCCGTCCTGCGCCCGTTCGACCCGGTAGCAACCGGTGCCGTTGGCCTGCTCCAGCGGCGTGACCGCCCCGCCGGCGCGGGTGATGGCAAAGCGGGTATCGGCCAGCCGGAAGGGCAGGCCCGGATCGG
The window above is part of the Ruegeria pomeroyi DSS-3 genome. Proteins encoded here:
- the nusA gene encoding transcription termination factor NusA, which encodes MAITSANQLELLQTAEAVAREKMIDPGLVIEAMEESLARAAKSRYGAEMDIRVSIDRKTGKATFTRVRTVVADEELENYQAEFTVDQAKQYMENPQIGDTFVEEVPPVEMGRIAAQSAKQVILQKVREAERDRQYEEFKDRAGTIINGLVKREEYGNVIVDVGAGEAILRRNEKIGRESYRPNDRIRCYIKDVRREPRGPQIFLSRTAPEFMAELFKMEVPEIYDGIIEIKAVARDPGSRAKIAVISYDNSIDPVGACVGMRGSRVQAVVNELQGEKIDIIPWNEDQPTFLVNALQPAEVSKVVLDEEAGKIEVVVPEEQLSLAIGRRGQNVRLASQLTGLDIDIMTEAEESARRQKEFESRTNLFMETLDLDEFFAQLLVSEGFTNLEEVAYVELDELLVIDGVDEGTAEELQARARDYLEAQAKAALDNARALGAEDSLIQFEGLTPQMVEALAKDDVKTLEDFATCADWELAGGWTTVDGQRVKDDGILEPFGVSLEDAQDMVMTARVMLGWVDPTELLEEAEETEEGETATDEEAGA
- the rimP gene encoding ribosome maturation factor RimP, translated to MTNNLIAKAAIDRRLAEIVSPVIADLGYELVRIRLMSGKSTTLQIMADKPDGGIEVDDCAAISNAVSATLDVEDPILDAYTLEVSSPGIDRPLTRLKDFEMFEGYEAKIETTEMIDGRRRFRGELAGIEGNEVLINLDQNGETVTIGLEFDWLSDAKLVLTDDLIKEMLRQRKAAGVLNEDQFDEIVEEAPETGATTMARDGSEEETK
- a CDS encoding ABC transporter substrate-binding protein codes for the protein MTRIDRRALFASGAAAALLASAGMSLADRPRAGGSLRLAVPRDDSLERIARGAVFDTLTEIAPDGTLRGELATGWQPDDSARVWSFDLREDVTFHDGTRFSASDAAASLAEIGLAEALGPTRLRLELAEADPGLPFRLADTRFAITRAGGAVTPLEQANGTGCYRVERAQDGRHFLGRKVVGHYKQGQAGWADTVEVIVIPDPAVRAEALRDGYVDVAALPLPDGLRDRTRFRYHPSEDDMALAAAVSVGLPRQISSRSALDDGRLAERWWVG